Below is a window of Microbacterium saperdae DNA.
GAGGTAGACGGGCTTGAATCCGATGCGCTGCCCGAGCAGAGGGCCGGAGATGCTGCCGAGCATCATCGGCACGACCATCACCAGGGCGACCGCGCTGACCAGTCCCGCGCTTCCGGCGTAGTAGGTGAAGAAGAACGGGATGCCGGCCATCAGAGCGGCGTTGGCAGCGCTTGTTGCGAGCTTCGAGACGAGAAGCACGGGGACGGCCCGACTGGAGAGGAAGAGCGCCTTCGCATCCGAGAAGCGATAGGGCTCCGCCGTGGAGGGAGCCACCCGCTCACGCACCAGAAGTGCGCCCGTCGCGGTGAGAGCGAACGAGACGACGGCGATGATCACGACATAGACCTGCCAGCCGAGCGCGCCACCGCCGAGAAGGGCGACCACGGGCAGGGACACGCCGATCACGACGAGAGTCCCGATCAGGTAGGTCGTCCCCTTGATCGCGGCGAGTTGTCCGCGCGAACGGGGAGAGGCGCTCATCGCCGGGAGCAGCGCGTTCAAGGGGATGTCCATCAGATCGAACGCCAACCCCCAGATGAGGTACGTGATCCAGGCGGCGACCAGAGATGCGCCGACGAACCCGGGTGCGAGGAAGAGGGCGACGAAGGCCACGGCTCCGACCGCTCCTCCGATGAGCAGATAGCTGCGGAAGCGACCCCAGGAGGTACGCGGCAGATGATCGACGAGGTAACCCATGATGGGGTCGGTTGCGCCGTCGACCAGCCGCGCGACGAGCAGCAGTGTGCCCACCGCGGCGGCGTTGATGCCGACATGGTCGGTCAGGTAGATCAGCAGGAAGGAGCTGATCACCGTGCTCAGGATGATGTTGCCGAAGTTCGCGGCGAAGTAGCCGATCTTCTCGACGAGGCGCACATCGCTCTTCATCGCGGCGCGGGCGGAAACAGTGGTCATCATCGACCTTTCGGAGACGAGGGAAGCGTTCATTCATGTTCGATCACATCTCCCTCCTGTCAGTAGTGGTCTCCGTCCGGAGTATCGACGGCCTAAGTTGTGACACATGACAAACATCGAACCGACTCTCGGCGGAACGAGCGTGCGCGACATCGTGCTCGGGAATCGCGAGATCGTCGATCGGATCATCACCGCGATCGCCCCCACCAACCCGGAGCAGCACGGGACCGGTGACGCCTCCCAGGCCGCCGACATCCGATGGGCTGTGGAGCACAGCCTTCAGGCTGCCGCAGACTCGCTGACGGGGCGGCCGAACGACGACGAGTTGCTGCGCGCCTCCGCCGTGCGGCGATTCGAGGAAGGGTCGTCGTTCTCCTCCGTCATCGCGGCGTACCACCGCGGCGTCGCCGTCATCTGGGAGCAGTTGCGCGCACACGCGGGGCGAGAGGATGACGCGACTCTTGCCGAGTGCGCGCGACTGCTCTTCGTCCACCTGGAACGGATCACCTCCGCGCTCGCCGCAGACTTCGAACGCACCTGGACCGTTTCTCGGCTCGGCGAGAGAGACGCCCGCTTCGCGATCTTCACGGCACTCACCCAAGGTGGCGACGCCGAAGGCGAGGCGCACCGCTCGGGACGGACTCTGGCCTCGCGCTACGGCATCCTCGTCGTCCGGCTGCGGCGAGCGGAGGATTCATCTCCCGGTGATGTCATCGCCCGCCGGGAGACGCAACGGCTGCGATCGGCGATCGACTCCGTGGCCGGGGGCGAGGTTCTCGCCGTTCTCGGCGCCGCCGGCGGGACCGCACTCGTGCCCTTGCGTGACGGCGGCGACACGATCGAAGACCTGCGGCGTGCACTCCAGGCCGGTTTCGGGCGCAACTGCACCGGTGCGTGGGTGGAGGCAGGGATCTCAGAGATCGCCGACGCGCTGCACGTGGCGGAGGAACTGCTCGAGATCGCGCTCGCGATCCGCGGGGAAGGCGAGGTCCACACCCTCGACGACCTGCTCCTGGAGTATCAGAGTGCGCGCCCGGGACCGGGGAGAGCACTGCTCGCCCGACGCATCGACGGCGTCGGCGACGAACTCCTGCAGACGGTCGATGCGTATCTCGCGTCCGGAGGCGATCGGCGCTCGA
It encodes the following:
- a CDS encoding MFS transporter, whose product is MTTVSARAAMKSDVRLVEKIGYFAANFGNIILSTVISSFLLIYLTDHVGINAAAVGTLLLVARLVDGATDPIMGYLVDHLPRTSWGRFRSYLLIGGAVGAVAFVALFLAPGFVGASLVAAWITYLIWGLAFDLMDIPLNALLPAMSASPRSRGQLAAIKGTTYLIGTLVVIGVSLPVVALLGGGALGWQVYVVIIAVVSFALTATGALLVRERVAPSTAEPYRFSDAKALFLSSRAVPVLLVSKLATSAANAALMAGIPFFFTYYAGSAGLVSAVALVMVVPMMLGSISGPLLGQRIGFKPVYLSSLVIAALGVGSILLLPGLQGPSYLVCFGVAGLGFGGAVALNYAMLAELTDFVELKGGFRTEGTLASIGSFAAKAGAGIGGALIAYVLAFSGYVAGAEQTPEALAGIALAQGGVPAALVVIGGLVFLAYPITRTVAAETRAALNERNDAR
- a CDS encoding PucR family transcriptional regulator produces the protein MTNIEPTLGGTSVRDIVLGNREIVDRIITAIAPTNPEQHGTGDASQAADIRWAVEHSLQAAADSLTGRPNDDELLRASAVRRFEEGSSFSSVIAAYHRGVAVIWEQLRAHAGREDDATLAECARLLFVHLERITSALAADFERTWTVSRLGERDARFAIFTALTQGGDAEGEAHRSGRTLASRYGILVVRLRRAEDSSPGDVIARRETQRLRSAIDSVAGGEVLAVLGAAGGTALVPLRDGGDTIEDLRRALQAGFGRNCTGAWVEAGISEIADALHVAEELLEIALAIRGEGEVHTLDDLLLEYQSARPGPGRALLARRIDGVGDELLQTVDAYLASGGDRRSTAAALHVHPNTVDYRLGRVLTLTGMEATTPEGAAQLRAARVANRLERAAHERLDG